The following coding sequences lie in one Musa acuminata AAA Group cultivar baxijiao chromosome BXJ1-8, Cavendish_Baxijiao_AAA, whole genome shotgun sequence genomic window:
- the LOC135587325 gene encoding mediator of RNA polymerase II transcription subunit 15a-like, translating to MEGNSWRPAQGESAAASDGGSGDWRTQLHPEARQRIVNSIMETLKRHLPISVSEGLIEHQKIATRFEEKIYTAASDRFDYLRKISLKMLSMENKSQHSASINPLISNSAVLNQNSADPDC from the exons ATGGAGGGGAATAGTTGGAGGCCGGCTCAGGGGGAGAGCGCCGCCGCGTCGGATGGGGGATCCGGCGACTGGAGGACCCAACTCCACCCGGAGGCGCGGCAAAGGATTGTAAATAGCAT AATGGAAACTTTGAAGAGGCATCTGCCTATCTCTGTGTCCGAGGGCTTAATTGAACATCAGAAAATTGCTACTCGGTTTGAGGAGAAGATATATACTGCAGCTTCTGATCGG TTTGATTATTTGAGGAAAATTTCTCTAAAAATGCTTTCAATGGAGAATAAGTCTCAGCATTCTGCTTCAATTAACCCTTTAATATCCAACAGCGCAGTTCTCAACCAAAATTCTGCAGACCCAG